In the genome of Sulfolobales archaeon, the window AGGCTTGTCGGTGCATCCCACCTATATATAGGTATGGAGGCGATTGCGACAGGTGTTATGAAGGCTCTAGATAAGGATGACTATATAGTCTCGACATATAGAAGCCATGGGCATGCCCTTGCAAGAGGAATCTCCCCTAGACTCGTTATGGCCGAGCTCTTTGGCAAGGCCACAGGTACGAATAAGGGCCTTGGAGGCTCTATGCATGCATCGATGTATCCAGAACTTGGGATTATGCTTACAACAGCTATAGTTGGTAGTGGTGTCCCAGTAGCTGCGGGCCTTGGATATGCTATTAAGTATAAAGGTGAGAAGAGAGTCGTAGCTGTCTTCTTTGGGGATGGTGCTGTAAATACTGGTGCTTTCCATGAGGGAGCTAATATGATTGGTCTGTGGAGGCTTCCAGTGATAATGGTGTGTGAAAATAACCTCTATGGCATGGGCGGCAGGGTTGACAGG includes:
- a CDS encoding thiamine pyrophosphate-dependent dehydrogenase E1 component subunit alpha; protein product: MSADVEYIDAIDPNRYDELGIRKEDLIWLWRTMVLIRRFEEKVVKLFEEKRLVGASHLYIGMEAIATGVMKALDKDDYIVSTYRSHGHALARGISPRLVMAELFGKATGTNKGLGGSMHASMYPELGIMLTTAIVGSGVPVAAGLGYAIKYKGEKRVVAVFFGDGAVNTGAFHEGANMIGLWRLPVIMVCENNLYGMGGRVDRVTAGSKDFSVIHRALAYGIRGIVVDGFDPVAVYIAAKKAVERARKGDGPTFIEAKAYRFLGHNLRDPQRYRSREEVESWKKRDAIPRMRRILVEH